The Haloarcula sp. H-GB4 genome segment GGACACCGTCGCGCCGGCCGCTGTCAGGAAAGAACGTCTATCCATTACACCGTGGTCACACCCAGTGGTACTTAATCCCGCTGTTCCTGAATTCTAAGGCTTCAGCGCTTCAGATGCCCGCAAAAGCCGTTATTACCCCGCGGTACTGCAGGATGGTGACTGAGTTGTAGGCGACGACCATGAGTGTCACCACGGCAAACAGGGCAAGAAAGATCGTCGCGTTGCGCTCGGAGAGCAGTCGCCACCCGGCGACCAGCCACAGCATCGCCCCGAACTTCACCAGCCAGAGGCCAGCCAGCCCGAACTCCGCAAGCATCGTGCTGACGACGGCGTTCCCCTCCTGTAGGCCGACCGTGAGCCCAGTCATTGTCAGGAGGATATCTCCGACTGTTGCGACGAGGATGACGGTCCAGAGCACCGCATGAGTGTGCGATAGGTGGTGATCCGGCCAGAGCGTCACCCGCTCACTGTCTGCCGCTGGCCCCTCTTTGCCGAGCATCATGAATACGTTGGGCGGACACGCCATGAATTATACGGCTCAGTTATGCTAATGAAGGGACTGTTTTATTTTCGCCGTCGTGAAAATCACGATAATGAATCTTGTCGGCAAGTGCCCGCCGACCCCGGCCAAGCTAGACGCCGCGGCCGATCGGGGCTTTGATAGCGTAGAACTTCACTTGCGGCCGTCAGACCTCGATGACGTACCGGCTACAGCGGCAACGGTCGAAGAGTCACCCGTCTCCGCGACGTCGGTCCACACGCTTCATGCCCGCCCGGATGACCCGGACCCGTTCCGCCAGAGCGATGCATTGGCCCAGCGACTCGACGCCTATCTCGTGGTCCACAGCCAGTACGCACAGCACACGCATACTACCCAACTGGACAGCTACGACTTCACCGCTCCCTGCGGCTACGAGAACAATCCCGGCGCGAGTCAGTTCTCGCTGGCAAACCTCCTGCTCGACCGTGGCCACGACCTGGTGCTCGATACAGCGCACCTGTTCATGTCCGAGCCAGCCTATCTGGAGTCGCTGACAACCCTCCTGAGAGACTACGGCGACCAGATTCAAGTCGTTCACTTCACCGACAGCACAGTACTGACGGACGGGCTGGCATTCGGCGATGGTGACATTCCGCTCGAACCAACTGCCGGTGTTCTCAATACCCACTTCGACGGCGCCGTCGTCCTCGAAGTGATGCCCGACGATCAGGCTGACGCCCGTCGGCGCGTGTTGGAGTGGCTTGGCTGACCGGAGCCGAACACAGCTTTTTGACGGTCCTCTCCGAGTGTAGGGTACGAAATGACACAGGACGTTCTCAATCGGGCGCCCGACGACCGGGTACAGGCGCTCGATTCAGACGGTGAGATCGTCGAACCAGACCTCATTCCGGACCTGTCCGATGAGTCACTGGTGTCGATGTACCGCGATATTCGCTTTGCCCGCCGGTTTGACGAGCGGATGATAAGCCTCCAGCGGCAGGGCCGGCTCGGGACCTACTCATCGCTGGCGGGCCAGGAGGGGTCACAGATCGGGTCGACGTACGCGCTGGCCGACGAGGACACTATCTTCTATCAGTACCGGGAACACGGCGCGCTCGTCGCCCGCGGGCTCCCCTGGGAGTACGTCCTCTACTGGATGGGCCACGAAGCGGGTAACGCCGCTCTCGGCGACGTGAACGTGTTCCCGCTGAACATCTCCATCGGCGCACACCTGCCCCACGCCGTCGGCTGGTCGTGGGCGGCAAAGCGCAAGGGCGACGAGCGGGCAGGCGTCGTCCACTTCGGCGACGGGGCCACCAGCGAGGGGGATTTCCACGAGGCGATGAACTTTGCCGGCGTGTTCGAGACACCGACGGTGTTCTTCTGCAACAACAATCAGTGGGCCATCTCCGTCCCGCGGGAGCGCCAGACTGCCAGCCAGACGCTGGCGCAGAAAGCCGACGCGTACGGCTTCGACGGCGTGCAGGTCGACGGGATGGACCCGCTGGCGACCTACTCCGTCACCGAGGCCGCCAGAGAGCGGGCCGTAGGAGCAAACGGCGAAGATCAGGAGCCAATTTTCATCGAGGCCGTCCAGTACCGCTTTGGCGCGCACACGACCGCCGACGACCCGGACGTATACCGGGACGACGCAGAGGTCGAGGAGTGGCGCGAACGCGACCCGCTGGACCGCATGGAGGCATTCCTCAGAAACTGCAATCTGCTGGACGACGGGAAAATCGACGTGATGGACGACACCATCGACGAGCGCCTTGGCGAAATCATCGACAACGCTGAGGCCCACGCACCGGACCCGACGGACCTCTTTACCGACGTGTACGATGAATCGACATCGAACATCGACGAGCAGCGCGAGTACTTCGAGGGACTCCGCGAGCGCCACGGTGACGATGCGCTCCTAGAGTCCGAGTAGCCGACCGAGCCTGTTATTGCCGTCCCGTCGCTTCCGTCTACTGTGACAGAGTGGCCACCGGTGGACCCCGCCGACGCAACGGCCGTTGCACAGCAGCGTGACGAACTGGTCGCGGCGGTCCGGGACCACGCCGGACAGGTCGCCTACCAGCTCGCCCGACTGGAGGGCGGCGACTACGGACAGGCGGATATCGAGACCGACCGCGGCGAGTGGACGGTGAAGTACGAGGGTGGCGATCTGGAGTACCTCCGGTTCTCCCCCTCGCGCGGCTCCGATACCTACGTCATCTCGACCAAACAGCCACCAGAGCCGGAGCCGCTGGCGGCCGCGCTCGCCGACTACGATGCCTTCGTCGAGGGATTCAACAACTACGTCGCGTCGCTCGACGGTGTTCTCGACGACGTGTCGACGGAATTCCCGGAAATCGAGACGACCGACGGCGTTGTGGCCGAACGAGACCGTGTCCTCGGCCGTATCCGCGAGATATGCGACCAGATCGCGCGGGAACTCCAGCGCTACGAGGGCGGCGACTACGGCACCTTCACCGACCGAATCGGCGGCACGCGCTGGGAACTGAAGTGGGACACCGACGGGGCGTCGTACCTCCGGGTCGGCGGGAGCAACGGGCTCTATCTCCTCTCGCAGTACGAACCCCCTTCGGCAGCCGACATCCGTGAGTACGCCCCGCAGTTCGAGGATTTCGTCGACGCGTACAACGACCACGTCGACGAACTGGAATCGGACCTCGGGACCGTCGAACTCTGAGTCAGCGCAGTCTGGACTCCTTCTGGTAGCGTTCCGCCCGGTGAGCGCGTGATATACTAATTCCGCAGAGCTTCCATTTCCGCATAATCGCTGTACAGCAACCGAATTACCGTAGAATACCACCGAACAATATGTCGGCAGTGTTTTCAGGGGGCCTCACCCAAGCCGGAGGTATGAGTTCGACCGAAACCGTCGACAGTTCGGCTGTTAGCAGCGGGACAATCAGTGACTACGTCGAAGCGATGGGACCATCCTGGATCGCGGGCGCGATTGCTGCCGGCCCAGCGACGATAGCCAGCCTCGTTACCGCGGGCGGTGCCTTCGGCTACAGTCTCCTGTGGGTCGTCGTCCTCTCCGCAGGGGCGGGAGCGCTGGCGCAGTATCTCGCGATGCGGCTGGGACTGCTGACCGAGCGTGGCATCGTCGCCGTTGTCGAGGATCACCTCGGCGAAACGTGGGCGTGGTTGCTTGTCGGCGACGCGGTACTCGCTGCCGGCGTGGCACAGTTGGTCATCATGAAGACCGTCGCCACGGTTTCGGCGACGGTGACGGGTATCGACGCGCGTATCTGGGGCGTCGTCTGGGCGCTCATCCTCGCAGCGGGGCTGGCGGGCGGGGGCTACCGGTTCCTCGAACTGGCCGCGAAAGTGCTCGTCCTGCTGGTCGTCGTCGCGTTCGTCGCCAGTCTATTCGTCGTGCCCATCGACGCCGGTGCGGCGGTGACAGGACTGGTCCCGTCTGTCCCATCCGGAAGCGCACTGGTCGCGGCCGGCATCCTCGGTGGCGCGGTCCACATCACGCTC includes the following:
- a CDS encoding DUF5658 family protein, with the translated sequence MMLGKEGPAADSERVTLWPDHHLSHTHAVLWTVILVATVGDILLTMTGLTVGLQEGNAVVSTMLAEFGLAGLWLVKFGAMLWLVAGWRLLSERNATIFLALFAVVTLMVVAYNSVTILQYRGVITAFAGI
- a CDS encoding sugar phosphate isomerase/epimerase, which codes for MNLVGKCPPTPAKLDAAADRGFDSVELHLRPSDLDDVPATAATVEESPVSATSVHTLHARPDDPDPFRQSDALAQRLDAYLVVHSQYAQHTHTTQLDSYDFTAPCGYENNPGASQFSLANLLLDRGHDLVLDTAHLFMSEPAYLESLTTLLRDYGDQIQVVHFTDSTVLTDGLAFGDGDIPLEPTAGVLNTHFDGAVVLEVMPDDQADARRRVLEWLG
- the pdhA gene encoding pyruvate dehydrogenase (acetyl-transferring) E1 component subunit alpha, with protein sequence MTQDVLNRAPDDRVQALDSDGEIVEPDLIPDLSDESLVSMYRDIRFARRFDERMISLQRQGRLGTYSSLAGQEGSQIGSTYALADEDTIFYQYREHGALVARGLPWEYVLYWMGHEAGNAALGDVNVFPLNISIGAHLPHAVGWSWAAKRKGDERAGVVHFGDGATSEGDFHEAMNFAGVFETPTVFFCNNNQWAISVPRERQTASQTLAQKADAYGFDGVQVDGMDPLATYSVTEAARERAVGANGEDQEPIFIEAVQYRFGAHTTADDPDVYRDDAEVEEWRERDPLDRMEAFLRNCNLLDDGKIDVMDDTIDERLGEIIDNAEAHAPDPTDLFTDVYDESTSNIDEQREYFEGLRERHGDDALLESE